From Rudanella lutea DSM 19387, a single genomic window includes:
- a CDS encoding glutamate-5-semialdehyde dehydrogenase, producing MTNTITPLLQQAKQAASAVRQLSDEQKSALLSYLADLLLANTDSILAQNALDLARIPDDDPKKDRLKLTEARVADLARSLNEVANLPDPSGQVLLDRTIEKGLQLRKLAVPLGVVGAIYESRPNVTVDVAALCLRSGNACVLKGGKEADFSNRVLVGLIEQALEAFDIPRAAVTLLPLDGEGQRGAVVNELLTATRYVDIIIPRGSESLIQFVRKHSLVPTIETGAGVCHTYVHKTADLAKATAIVVNAKVTRPSVCNSLDCIVVDAAVAEAFLPMLKPGFTEYNVEVFADETAYGILERAGYPYLQRAQPADFGREFLDYKCAVRVVADEDEALAHIQLYSSRHSEAIVATDQMAINRFLNEVDAAAVYANASTRFTDGGVFGLGAEIGISTQKLHARGPFALEKLVTEKWVVVGDGQVR from the coding sequence ATGACCAACACAATTACGCCCCTTTTGCAGCAGGCAAAGCAAGCTGCTTCGGCCGTTCGTCAGTTGTCCGACGAACAGAAATCGGCTTTGTTGTCGTATCTGGCCGATTTACTACTGGCAAATACCGACTCTATTCTGGCTCAGAATGCGCTCGATCTGGCTCGTATTCCGGACGATGACCCTAAAAAAGACCGGCTTAAACTGACCGAAGCCCGCGTAGCCGATTTGGCCCGGAGCCTCAATGAAGTGGCCAACTTGCCCGATCCATCGGGGCAGGTGTTGCTCGACCGAACCATCGAGAAGGGCTTGCAACTGCGTAAGCTGGCGGTGCCGCTGGGCGTAGTGGGTGCTATTTATGAGTCGCGGCCCAACGTAACGGTCGATGTGGCGGCCCTGTGCCTGCGCTCAGGAAATGCCTGTGTATTGAAAGGGGGTAAAGAGGCTGATTTCTCAAACCGGGTGCTTGTTGGCCTGATTGAACAGGCATTGGAAGCATTTGACATTCCCAGGGCGGCTGTGACTTTGTTGCCGCTCGATGGCGAAGGGCAACGTGGGGCGGTGGTGAATGAGTTGCTGACGGCCACCCGATACGTCGATATTATTATTCCCCGTGGTTCGGAGTCGCTTATTCAGTTTGTGCGCAAGCACTCGCTGGTGCCCACTATCGAAACCGGGGCGGGGGTGTGCCATACGTACGTGCACAAAACAGCCGATCTGGCCAAGGCCACGGCTATTGTGGTCAATGCCAAAGTAACGCGGCCGTCGGTGTGTAACTCGCTCGATTGTATTGTGGTCGATGCCGCCGTAGCGGAGGCCTTTTTGCCCATGCTCAAACCGGGTTTTACCGAATACAACGTCGAAGTTTTTGCCGACGAAACGGCCTATGGTATTCTGGAACGAGCCGGTTACCCGTATTTGCAACGGGCACAGCCGGCCGACTTTGGCCGGGAGTTTCTGGATTACAAATGCGCGGTGCGGGTAGTGGCCGACGAGGATGAGGCCCTGGCCCATATTCAGCTGTACTCGTCGCGCCATTCTGAGGCTATTGTTGCCACCGATCAGATGGCCATCAATCGGTTTCTGAATGAGGTGGATGCCGCGGCTGTTTACGCCAACGCATCGACCCGGTTTACCGATGGGGGCGTGTTTGGGCTCGGGGCCGAAATCGGTATTTCAACCCAGAAATTACACGCGAGGGGCCCCTTTGCCCTCGAAAAATTAGTCACCGAAAAATGGGTAGTGGTAGGCGACGGGCAGGTACGATAA
- a CDS encoding HAMP domain-containing sensor histidine kinase, translating to MNIRTRLTLLFTLLVASIMLLFSLSIYYLYNQFRENEFQQRLEDKAMTAARLLDDVGQTSKDDLTTMVAEQVSVYNNQDKEVYRSNQTNPVFEITPEVRRQARKGGSIRIRVDTLEAVVMHYYSPTHKQDYVMVASGYDRFGFSKLDRLREILFFGWLFSLMVVAVAGWLFSSDALRPVSELIEQAKAISGTNIHRRLRVGRQRDELAQLALTFNEMLQRLEEAFVTQKSFVSHASHELRTPLAVMMSQIDVALMQQRSTVEYEASLSELLDSVKNMMGLVNGLLELVRANSDSVTLNYQPVRVDELLWQARSALLLKQPDYLIEIDFENMPEQEEDLILLGESHLLTTAFQNLMENGCKYSSDHAVTVSLLFTPDQVQVSFVDEGLGIPAADLPHIFEPFYRADNIMTVKGHGIGLALTRRIINLHKGNIQVASVESVGTTITVTFPLREPTPAIQPLLEETAE from the coding sequence ATGAACATCCGCACCCGTCTGACGCTGTTGTTTACGTTGCTGGTGGCTTCCATCATGCTGCTGTTTTCGCTGTCGATTTACTATTTGTACAATCAATTTCGCGAAAACGAGTTTCAACAACGTCTGGAGGATAAAGCCATGACGGCCGCCCGGCTGCTGGACGACGTGGGGCAGACCTCTAAAGATGACCTGACTACCATGGTCGCAGAGCAGGTGTCTGTGTACAATAATCAGGATAAGGAAGTTTACCGGAGTAACCAGACAAACCCCGTGTTTGAGATTACGCCGGAGGTGCGTCGGCAGGCTCGTAAAGGAGGCTCAATTCGGATTCGGGTTGATACCCTGGAAGCCGTAGTGATGCATTACTACTCGCCGACGCACAAGCAGGATTACGTCATGGTAGCCTCAGGGTACGACCGGTTTGGCTTCAGCAAGCTTGACCGGCTCCGCGAAATTCTGTTTTTCGGCTGGCTGTTTAGTTTGATGGTTGTTGCCGTTGCGGGCTGGCTTTTTTCCAGCGATGCCCTCCGGCCTGTATCCGAACTGATTGAGCAGGCCAAGGCTATTTCGGGAACGAATATTCACCGGCGGCTGCGGGTAGGCCGCCAACGCGATGAGCTGGCGCAGCTGGCACTCACGTTTAATGAGATGCTACAACGGCTCGAAGAGGCCTTTGTGACCCAGAAAAGTTTTGTGTCGCATGCCTCGCACGAGCTACGTACCCCCCTGGCGGTTATGATGAGTCAGATCGACGTGGCGCTTATGCAACAGCGGTCAACGGTTGAATACGAAGCCTCATTAAGCGAATTGCTCGACTCGGTTAAAAACATGATGGGGCTGGTAAACGGCCTGCTCGAACTGGTGCGTGCCAACTCCGACTCGGTCACGCTGAACTATCAGCCCGTGCGGGTCGATGAGTTGCTGTGGCAGGCTCGTAGCGCCCTGTTGCTGAAACAGCCCGATTATCTGATCGAGATTGATTTTGAGAATATGCCCGAGCAGGAAGAAGACCTGATTCTGCTCGGTGAGAGCCATTTGCTCACCACGGCCTTCCAGAACCTGATGGAGAACGGCTGCAAGTATTCGTCTGACCATGCCGTAACGGTAAGCCTGCTCTTTACGCCCGATCAGGTGCAGGTTAGCTTTGTAGATGAAGGATTGGGGATTCCGGCCGCTGATTTGCCCCATATTTTCGAGCCCTTTTACCGCGCCGACAACATTATGACCGTAAAAGGACATGGTATTGGCCTGGCCCTGACCCGGCGCATCATTAATCTGCACAAAGGAAATATACAGGTTGCTTCGGTCGAATCGGTAGGAACGACCATCACGGTAACTTTTCCATTGCGGGAACCAACTCCGGCTATTCAGCCTCTTTTAGAAGAAACCGCCGAATAA
- a CDS encoding gluconokinase, which produces MPATLTIGADIGTTNVKAIAYEPHSDQIIAHASRPLHTLQPQPGYSEQDPEAIWQAFGDVMRELMQAVQQAGATVGVVAFSAAMHSLIAIDAQGNPITNALLWSDNRAEAEARTLRTHQAALGQAIYEQTGTPIHPMIPLCKLAYWRHHQPDLIRDAARFISIKEFLWVRLTGEYDIDFSMATATGLFDQEHRQWSPLALSVAGIADTQLSVPVPTMHIRPLLGSAATHTGLEPGTPLLIGASDGCLANLGAGAVAPGMTTLTIGTSGAIRQTVRQPLRDPQGRLFCYHLTEGYYVVGGPTNNGANVLQWLAEQFTRQTPEAVLAQAAQINAGADGLLFLPYLQGERAPLWDAAVRGAFHHVDWLHTQAHFVRATLEGVLFNLWSINQLLGDHTDPTHVIHANGGFAQSAFWVQMLADIAGVPVRLNASNESGAVGAILLALTATGHYPTLDVASGSVSFGKTYEPNPEHHRVYRETFERFRALQADLANN; this is translated from the coding sequence ATGCCTGCAACCCTAACCATTGGCGCCGACATTGGCACCACCAACGTCAAAGCTATTGCCTACGAACCCCACTCCGACCAGATTATAGCCCATGCGTCGCGGCCGTTGCACACGTTGCAACCCCAGCCAGGCTATTCGGAGCAAGACCCGGAGGCCATTTGGCAGGCATTTGGCGACGTGATGCGCGAGCTGATGCAAGCCGTGCAGCAGGCCGGGGCAACGGTTGGCGTAGTGGCGTTTAGTGCCGCCATGCACAGCCTGATAGCCATCGACGCCCAAGGTAACCCAATCACCAACGCCCTGCTTTGGTCCGACAACCGGGCCGAGGCCGAAGCGCGCACCCTGCGTACGCATCAGGCCGCATTGGGGCAGGCCATTTACGAGCAAACCGGTACGCCCATTCACCCGATGATTCCGCTGTGTAAACTCGCTTACTGGCGGCACCATCAGCCCGACCTCATCCGAGATGCGGCCCGCTTTATCAGCATCAAGGAGTTTTTATGGGTTCGGCTAACGGGCGAATACGACATTGACTTTTCGATGGCTACCGCTACCGGCCTGTTCGATCAGGAACACCGGCAATGGAGTCCATTGGCCCTCTCGGTGGCGGGCATCGCCGATACGCAACTATCGGTGCCTGTACCCACGATGCACATTCGGCCCCTGCTCGGTTCGGCGGCAACCCATACCGGGCTGGAACCCGGTACCCCCCTGCTCATTGGTGCCTCCGACGGCTGCCTGGCCAACCTGGGAGCCGGGGCTGTAGCGCCGGGTATGACAACGCTCACCATCGGCACAAGCGGGGCCATTCGCCAAACCGTTCGGCAACCCCTACGCGACCCACAAGGCCGGTTGTTCTGTTACCACCTGACCGAAGGCTACTATGTGGTGGGTGGCCCCACCAACAATGGGGCCAACGTACTGCAATGGCTGGCCGAACAGTTTACCCGCCAAACGCCCGAGGCTGTACTGGCGCAGGCAGCCCAAATCAATGCCGGTGCCGACGGGCTTCTGTTTTTACCCTATCTGCAAGGGGAGCGGGCTCCGCTCTGGGATGCGGCCGTACGGGGCGCATTTCACCACGTCGACTGGCTACATACGCAGGCTCATTTTGTGCGGGCCACTCTTGAGGGGGTCTTATTCAATCTCTGGAGCATCAACCAGCTCCTGGGCGACCATACTGACCCTACCCACGTCATTCATGCCAACGGCGGATTTGCTCAGTCGGCGTTTTGGGTGCAGATGCTGGCCGACATTGCCGGGGTGCCCGTACGGCTCAACGCCAGCAACGAAAGCGGAGCCGTCGGGGCCATTTTACTCGCGCTGACTGCTACCGGGCATTACCCCACACTCGATGTAGCCTCAGGTAGTGTGAGCTTCGGCAAAACGTACGAACCCAACCCTGAGCACCACCGGGTTTACCGGGAAACGTTCGAGCGTTTCAGAGCGCTTCAGGCAGACCTGGCCAATAACTAA
- a CDS encoding response regulator transcription factor: MKVLVVEDEPKLASFVKKGLEEQQCEVEMAYDGQIGRTMALSNAYDVIIMDVNLPKMNGFDVVQSIRQEDIKTPVLMLTAMGSVDDKLTGFESGADDYLVKPFEFRELMARLKALYKRGHDTGPQPNVLKVADLELDLNEKVARRQGKRIELTAKEFGLLEYLMRNRGRVVSRVDIAEKVWDIHFDTGTNVIDVYVNFLRKKVDKEFAPKLIHTVIGMGYMLKEE; encoded by the coding sequence ATGAAGGTACTTGTAGTAGAAGACGAGCCAAAATTGGCCTCATTCGTCAAGAAAGGATTAGAAGAGCAGCAGTGTGAAGTCGAAATGGCATACGACGGTCAAATCGGTCGGACGATGGCGCTGAGTAATGCGTACGACGTGATCATTATGGATGTGAACCTGCCTAAAATGAATGGGTTTGATGTGGTACAGTCCATTCGGCAGGAAGACATCAAAACGCCCGTACTCATGCTGACAGCCATGGGGTCGGTCGATGATAAGCTCACGGGCTTTGAATCGGGGGCCGACGATTACCTGGTGAAGCCGTTTGAGTTTCGGGAGCTGATGGCGCGGTTGAAAGCCTTGTACAAACGAGGCCACGATACCGGCCCGCAGCCCAACGTACTGAAGGTGGCCGATCTGGAACTCGATCTGAACGAGAAGGTGGCTCGCCGGCAGGGAAAGCGCATTGAGCTGACCGCCAAGGAGTTTGGCTTGCTGGAATACCTGATGCGCAACCGGGGACGGGTGGTGTCAAGGGTCGACATTGCCGAAAAAGTGTGGGATATTCATTTCGATACCGGCACCAATGTGATTGATGTGTATGTCAATTTCCTTCGTAAAAAAGTAGATAAAGAGTTCGCGCCCAAACTGATCCATACGGTGATCGGGATGGGCTACATGCTGAAAGAGGAATGA
- a CDS encoding beta-propeller fold lactonase family protein has product MKKQGISLALSLLATGVMAQQGPIQFTAKSIVALSDADMAASAMVDGNLLKDKFTKDALTTIGFPLDRSGSNINTSVISNSMALFDKVLAVSNNGRLAFVVEGRGQTGDSLTSLKGGLSGLPASTKMFTVDLSAGKPALKYGFAVGQNPTAVTINPTGNALIVASADPGKELRIVEVDGTGKPTRILTAASPVPNAVITDLAWHPGGQFVAYTIAGSQEVGLMKYALDATKKPNLVPHGKTIKVGAMPGTGKFNADGSVFVLVDAKKAANASGTGAGEVFAVQFSTDDTPGEHKILSQAATGEGPESVAISPDGSVVVVVNAGQSYQPFGNAAVAKSSLTVYALGKDGKLTQSADYPFEGIAPQSVDFDRSGDAIAVAVPEYLDYGMRNGGIEFWKVTKGDKPTLTKQAGRISLTRGCHAIKVIP; this is encoded by the coding sequence ATGAAAAAACAAGGTATTTCGCTTGCTCTGTCCTTACTGGCCACTGGCGTGATGGCCCAGCAAGGTCCGATTCAGTTCACGGCCAAAAGTATTGTAGCCCTCTCAGATGCCGATATGGCCGCGTCGGCCATGGTTGACGGGAACCTGCTCAAAGACAAGTTCACCAAAGATGCCCTAACCACCATTGGTTTTCCCCTCGACCGGAGTGGCAGCAACATCAACACCTCAGTCATTTCGAACAGCATGGCCCTGTTCGATAAAGTACTCGCTGTATCGAACAACGGCCGCCTGGCATTTGTGGTCGAAGGCCGTGGCCAAACCGGCGACAGCCTTACCTCGCTTAAAGGTGGATTGAGCGGCCTGCCTGCCAGTACCAAAATGTTTACCGTTGACCTGAGCGCGGGCAAGCCCGCCCTGAAATACGGTTTTGCTGTGGGCCAAAACCCAACGGCCGTTACCATCAACCCAACCGGCAACGCCCTGATCGTAGCCTCGGCTGATCCTGGTAAAGAGCTGCGGATTGTAGAAGTAGACGGTACCGGCAAGCCAACACGGATCCTGACGGCAGCATCGCCGGTGCCCAACGCGGTCATTACCGATCTGGCCTGGCATCCGGGTGGGCAGTTTGTGGCCTACACCATTGCCGGCTCGCAGGAAGTGGGTCTGATGAAATACGCCCTTGATGCTACCAAAAAGCCAAACCTGGTTCCGCACGGCAAAACCATTAAGGTAGGTGCTATGCCCGGCACGGGTAAATTCAACGCCGACGGCAGCGTGTTTGTGCTCGTCGACGCTAAGAAAGCCGCCAATGCTTCGGGCACGGGGGCGGGCGAGGTGTTCGCCGTTCAGTTCAGCACCGACGATACGCCGGGCGAACACAAAATCCTGTCGCAGGCCGCTACGGGTGAAGGCCCCGAGAGCGTAGCCATTAGCCCCGACGGTTCGGTAGTAGTTGTGGTCAACGCTGGTCAGTCGTACCAGCCGTTTGGCAACGCAGCCGTAGCTAAAAGCTCCCTGACAGTGTACGCACTCGGCAAAGACGGCAAGCTGACCCAGTCGGCCGATTATCCGTTTGAAGGCATTGCTCCCCAGAGCGTTGACTTCGACCGCTCGGGCGATGCTATTGCCGTAGCCGTACCCGAATACCTCGACTACGGAATGCGGAATGGCGGTATTGAATTCTGGAAAGTTACCAAGGGCGACAAGCCGACGCTCACCAAGCAGGCCGGCCGGATCAGCCTGACGCGCGGCTGCCACGCCATCAAGGTAATTCCGTAA
- a CDS encoding gliding motility-associated C-terminal domain-containing protein, with protein sequence MRLKIYFLLWCTLGLSGSSFATHQVGGHLEMRALDTSPGRYLITVTNYLENNARGNQQGGGRLGIYRKRDNFLMLIFTTSQSGPRQPLVFANERCAEQRNLNFIVATFSAEINLDPLTYSDPLGYYISYQTRNRNDGIDNIMNPVNTGYTFYLEFPPLLRNGSPFLNSSPRFPNINGEYICLNDPFTFAFGGTDPDGDQLRYSLVSPLNQLGSGNNNTNNVSAGPYPDVVWAPGYGSDNAIPGKPALQVNPTTGELTVTATAQGLFVFAVKVEEYRNGQLIGEVRRDFQFLVVDCPPVSLPKAQVRAQNKPATATSFTICPNTGLTLLANTDPTWFYQWQRDGLNLPGDTLPTLEARMPGNYMVVVSSKTSCVQSSKSQALTITVVDVSTQLSSSGHLCPTTGTMSFSVPANDNQTYRWLVDGQIRAGAVQPTFTTEQPGRFQVEVTNTVYGCRVRSEERTVARSAPVLATLSSSASAICPSASLALIAGGGVSYRWQYNGQSLPHSAATFDAQTAGTYSLTAIDQYGCEGTSAPLVIGQVPPISVSLEPVPPSCGTVAPALTLTGKPDGGVFAGTGIAPTDPATGQFSPAMAGVGLHALTYTVRPAPWCEGVVARQNALVAPIPTINLPDTIKTWRGNTFTVEPQLTGAPNQFWWEPTAFLGNSRSAQLDIVDIQHDTTYYFRVRNEGLCEARDTVRVRVFSRIWIPDAFSPNRDGQNDVWELKGVEGFTKAELTIFNRWGEVVYWSNNGYQSPFDGTFQGQALPEGPYVFVLKPAPGYETIRGKVIVLR encoded by the coding sequence ATGCGTCTGAAAATTTACTTTCTTTTGTGGTGCACTCTGGGTTTGTCTGGCAGCAGCTTTGCTACGCATCAGGTAGGGGGGCACCTGGAAATGCGTGCGTTGGATACTTCGCCCGGCCGCTATCTGATTACAGTGACCAATTACCTGGAGAACAATGCGCGTGGCAACCAGCAGGGCGGTGGGCGATTGGGCATTTACCGGAAGCGCGACAATTTCCTGATGCTCATTTTCACCACCAGCCAGAGCGGGCCCCGGCAACCGCTGGTGTTTGCCAACGAGCGGTGCGCCGAGCAGCGAAACCTCAATTTTATCGTTGCTACGTTTAGTGCCGAAATTAACCTTGACCCACTTACTTACAGCGACCCTCTGGGCTACTATATTTCGTACCAGACCCGCAACCGCAATGATGGTATTGATAACATCATGAACCCGGTGAACACGGGCTACACGTTTTATCTGGAATTTCCACCCCTACTTCGCAACGGAAGCCCTTTTTTGAACAGTTCACCCCGGTTTCCCAATATCAATGGCGAATACATCTGCCTCAATGACCCGTTTACGTTTGCTTTTGGCGGCACCGACCCCGACGGCGACCAACTACGCTACTCGCTCGTATCGCCCCTGAACCAGCTGGGGTCGGGCAACAACAATACCAACAACGTATCGGCGGGGCCCTACCCCGATGTCGTATGGGCACCGGGATACGGATCCGACAACGCCATTCCAGGCAAGCCCGCCTTACAAGTCAACCCAACTACGGGCGAACTGACCGTAACGGCCACCGCGCAGGGTCTGTTTGTATTTGCGGTGAAGGTGGAAGAATACCGAAATGGGCAACTGATTGGAGAAGTTCGGCGCGACTTTCAGTTTCTGGTTGTCGATTGCCCACCCGTGAGTCTGCCCAAAGCACAGGTGCGTGCGCAAAATAAACCTGCCACGGCTACCTCATTTACCATATGCCCCAATACCGGGCTAACCCTGCTGGCCAATACCGACCCTACCTGGTTTTACCAATGGCAACGCGACGGTCTGAACCTGCCCGGTGATACCCTCCCCACGCTGGAAGCACGGATGCCGGGCAATTACATGGTTGTGGTATCGTCGAAAACGAGCTGTGTGCAGTCGAGCAAATCGCAGGCGCTGACCATCACAGTAGTTGATGTGAGTACCCAACTGAGCAGCAGCGGCCACCTGTGTCCCACTACGGGTACCATGAGTTTCAGCGTTCCAGCCAACGACAACCAGACCTACCGATGGTTGGTTGATGGGCAAATTCGGGCGGGGGCCGTACAGCCTACCTTCACAACCGAACAGCCCGGCCGGTTTCAGGTCGAGGTGACCAATACAGTTTATGGTTGCCGGGTCCGGTCAGAGGAGCGTACCGTTGCCCGGTCGGCCCCGGTGCTGGCTACCCTTAGCAGTTCGGCCTCGGCCATTTGCCCCAGTGCTTCGCTAGCACTCATTGCCGGGGGCGGAGTCAGCTATCGGTGGCAGTATAACGGGCAGTCGCTGCCCCATTCGGCGGCCACTTTCGACGCGCAAACGGCGGGCACGTACAGCCTGACCGCCATTGACCAGTATGGTTGCGAAGGTACCTCAGCCCCGTTGGTCATTGGGCAGGTGCCCCCTATTAGCGTCAGCCTGGAGCCTGTTCCACCCAGTTGCGGAACCGTAGCCCCGGCCCTAACCTTAACAGGCAAACCCGACGGGGGTGTATTTGCAGGTACAGGTATTGCCCCAACCGACCCCGCAACAGGGCAGTTTAGCCCGGCTATGGCCGGGGTTGGTCTTCATGCGCTAACCTACACGGTACGGCCTGCGCCCTGGTGTGAGGGCGTAGTGGCCCGGCAGAATGCCCTCGTAGCGCCCATCCCGACCATCAACCTGCCCGACACCATCAAAACCTGGCGGGGCAACACCTTTACCGTAGAACCCCAGCTTACCGGCGCGCCCAACCAGTTTTGGTGGGAACCCACCGCCTTTCTGGGCAATTCGCGCTCAGCTCAACTCGATATTGTAGATATTCAGCACGATACGACGTACTATTTCAGAGTTCGCAATGAGGGGTTGTGCGAAGCGCGCGACACGGTTCGGGTACGCGTGTTTTCACGAATCTGGATCCCCGATGCATTCTCGCCCAATCGCGACGGACAAAACGACGTTTGGGAATTAAAAGGCGTAGAAGGATTTACCAAAGCCGAACTAACGATTTTCAACCGATGGGGCGAGGTGGTGTACTGGTCGAACAATGGATACCAGTCACCATTTGATGGTACATTCCAAGGGCAAGCTCTACCCGAGGGACCATACGTATTTGTGCTGAAACCGGCCCCCGGCTACGAAACCATTCGCGGCAAAGTGATTGTGCTACGCTGA
- a CDS encoding glycoside hydrolase family 43 protein, producing MLHRFLAASLFSLLLSPVCAQTTKPATSGNPVFPGWYADPEVAVFGNKYWIYPTYSAPYEKQVFMDAFSSPDLVKWTKHPRIIDTTAVKWARRAMWAPSTIQKDGKYFLFFGANDVHEGEVGGIGVAVADKPEGPFRDYLGKPLIGQIHNGAQPIDQFVFKDKDGQYYMIYGGWRHCNIARLNADFKGFSPFPDGKTFREITPKGYVEGPLMFMRNGKYYFMWSEGGWTGPDYSVAYAIADSPFGPFERVGKILQQDPKVATGAGHHSMLNIPGTDEWYIVYHRRPLTETDGNHRETCIDRLEFDANGAIKPVQITVEGVKARPLR from the coding sequence ATGCTTCATCGCTTTTTGGCGGCAAGCCTTTTTAGCTTATTACTTTCTCCGGTCTGCGCCCAGACAACCAAGCCGGCAACCTCAGGTAACCCGGTATTTCCGGGCTGGTACGCCGACCCTGAAGTAGCCGTTTTTGGCAACAAATACTGGATATATCCTACCTACTCAGCGCCGTACGAAAAGCAGGTGTTCATGGACGCTTTCTCATCGCCCGATTTGGTCAAGTGGACCAAGCACCCACGGATTATCGACACAACCGCCGTAAAATGGGCTCGCCGGGCTATGTGGGCCCCTTCGACCATTCAGAAAGACGGGAAATACTTTCTTTTCTTCGGGGCCAACGATGTGCACGAAGGGGAAGTGGGTGGTATCGGGGTAGCCGTAGCCGATAAGCCCGAAGGCCCTTTCCGCGATTATCTGGGCAAACCGCTCATCGGGCAAATCCACAACGGTGCCCAACCCATCGATCAATTTGTGTTTAAAGATAAAGACGGGCAGTACTACATGATTTACGGCGGTTGGCGGCACTGCAACATTGCCCGGCTCAACGCCGATTTCAAAGGGTTCTCGCCCTTCCCCGATGGTAAAACCTTCCGCGAAATCACACCCAAAGGGTACGTAGAAGGGCCTCTCATGTTTATGCGCAATGGCAAATACTACTTCATGTGGTCGGAAGGAGGCTGGACAGGCCCTGACTATTCGGTTGCCTACGCCATTGCCGATTCGCCGTTTGGTCCGTTTGAACGGGTCGGTAAAATTCTGCAACAAGACCCCAAAGTAGCCACGGGGGCGGGGCATCACTCTATGTTGAACATACCCGGCACCGACGAGTGGTACATTGTTTACCACCGGCGCCCGCTCACCGAAACAGACGGCAATCACCGCGAAACCTGCATCGACCGGCTCGAATTTGATGCCAACGGTGCCATTAAACCGGTACAGATTACGGTAGAAGGCGTAAAAGCACGTCCGCTGCGGTAG